The Sphaerodactylus townsendi isolate TG3544 linkage group LG02, MPM_Stown_v2.3, whole genome shotgun sequence DNA segment aggggtcgccgtAAGCCAGTTGTCACCTGATGACTTTTGTTTGACCAACTCATCAGTAACAGAGCACTGGGTCATGCATGAGTGTTCCCCCTCCTGCCTCTGTGCTCAGTCTCACTGCGCTACTGTGTGTGCCCTATATCTCTGTCAACATctccgtcttaccccatatgtccctgcacagcccctgcgttcggcagaggccaatttgttggtggttcctggcccctcgatgatgcggctggcctccactcgggccagggcctttatggagtagggcttatattccgATCCTGTTTCCcagctggtatattgctgctgttttaattatgccattaaaggttttaattatgttttaattatgccattatgctgttttaattatgccattaattatgccattaaattttatatatatatatatataattaacccAGGTACAGATAAAGAAAGGTTGACTGGCGGGTGGAAGGAGAAGAAGTagtgggaaaaggggagaaacTGTGGGGAATTTTAGGCAAGATAAAGAAGTGGtaatgggggagaggaaaaggaaatgcCCCCTGTCATTCCTTATAGGTCCCTCACTAACAGTTTGGGGTAGGAAAGGAGAGCTGCCAcctagagttttttttttaatcctaacaGGTCAAGTGGAATTCCTCTGTTTGATGATATCCTTGTCTTTGCATTCCTTCttaactctttttttccccaaggagaTACACTTGTGAGAAACACAGGTTcctgtttcatttcatttgcaGTGCTTAACGGGATGGCTGCGGGTAtggctaatagtagatggggctacattttgagggtccataactttggaccccttgaaccaaacttcaccaaacctgggtgttatcaatcatcaggataatctcttgctgataccatccaggtttggtgatgtttggtttggggggtccaaagttatggatccccaaagtgggtaccccatcccccattgtttccaatgggagctaatagtagatggagctacattttgagggtccataactttggaacccctgaaccaaacttcaccaaacctggatggtatcatcaggagggtctcctaaagatattctgaaattttggtactgctaacataaacattcctctcctgaccaaaaatccagttttgaaggattttaactcttgtgttttagccctctcccctcccacagAGCTTCTGGATACTTGTGTGGGATGGCATCAGTGTAGCCTGAGGAGGGACAAATGCTGGCACCCAGGGCTTCTGGCCTGCCCACGAGCTTACCTGCCCCCTGCATTCCCAGCAGCAGATGGTACCCATCGGGGAATGGCGTGGGCAGCATGTGGATGGGATCATGAGTGGTGGGTAGGTTCAGAAACGGGTTGGCAGGGGACAACACACAGATGGGCTCTTGGGGCCGGTCCTTGGCGACTCTACCCGGGACCCCCAAAGCCTGGAACTGACCCAGTGCAATAacagattctttttttccttcttccaagGGAATGTATGTCTTCTTGCACGCGGTGAAAGGAACTCCTTTTGAAACGCCAGACCAAGGAAAAGCTCGGCTTCTGACGCACTGGGAGCAGCTAGACTATGGCGTGCAGTTTACATCTTCACGGAAATTCTTCACGATCTCTCCAATAATTTTGTAGGTTTTATTTGATGTCCTGCTACGGCAGAATTTGCACTTAAGGGGGCGGGGGCATTTTGAACTGGAAAATGTGTTGCCGCTGAGCATAGTTGTTTGGGATATTATTTGGGACCCTGGGACTTAATTACTGTTTCATTGCCGGTTATGAGATGGCTTGATTAAAGAGTGCCAAATAGATTTTTCCACATAGTTATGATTTCTGTTAATCGAAGTTCAAGCTTCATCTTGTTAACCCGGCCAGTTTAGGGTGAGTGTGGAAATCCTGCAGACaagctaagccaggggtctgcaagcctacggctctccagatgttcatgaactacaattcccatcagcccctgtcagcacagccaattggccatgctggcaggggctgatggggtttgtagttcatgaacatctggagagccgcaggttgcagacccctgagctaagcaAAGCATTTGACAGAATTGGAATCTCAGTGAGTTAATGCTGCTAAAAGGATTCATAATATTCTGCACCCTTCAAGCTTCAAATGCGAAGCATATaattttggccatgctggtaggggctgatgggaattgtagttcctgaacatctggagagccgcaggttccctacccctgggctagcagcaccagaatttcaggatatcatcgggtaaaacaatgggggcaccccctttgggggtcataactttggaccctctgaaccaaactttaccaaacttggctggtatcatcaggagtgtcacctgcaAACCACAGCAAACCTCTCTGCATGACTCACCTCTACCCTCCCCATCCCTAATGTGAAATCACGGACAGTAGTCTGTTGAACAAATAATTGTAAAGATGGTTGAACCGCTTCAAACACTTCAAGAAGATGATTTACATGCTGATGCCACctccccagtggcgtagtggttaagagcaggctctgccgcttgagctgtggaggcttctctggggaattcagattagcctgtgcattcccacacatgccggctgggtgaccttgggctagtcacagcttctcggagctctctcagccccacccacctcacagggtgtttgttgtgaggggggaagggcaaggagattgtaagctcctttgagtctcctacaggagagaaaggggggatataaatccaaactcctcttcttcttcttgtctaaaTTTCAGGAATTCTTGGTGTGGGCGTGGGAGGCATTGAAATGGGAGTCCATTTgtgtaaaacttttaaaaaaacctcttttatGCCCTGGTTCTAAGCACATTGGCTTGAGTCCAGCCATTCATTGCCATAAGGTGCTGGCGGATATGGATTTTCCACATGTATTGCCTCTCAGACTGTTAGAAGCTATCCAGGGATTCAGGCAGAGGGTCTCTCCCATCACCTTCTGCCAAGTCctgtcaactggagatgccggggatcgaacctggcaagcagatgctctactactgaacCACAGCCACTCCCTCTGAACCGTTCCTCCGTTAACCGCTTGCTTGGTCATCCCTCCATCTTAACCCCAGTCCTAGCTTCCTGTATTCATTTGGCCTTTCTTTTCccgccagatatttcctggcaaGCTTCTACACAAAATACGACCCGGCACACTTCATCCTGAACACCGCCTCGCTCTTGAGCGTGCTGATCCCGAAGCTGCCGCAGTTGCACGGCGTCAGGATTTTTGGGATCAACAAATACTGAGCGAAAGAGATGCCGCCGGAGCAGATCTAGCCCAGACTTGGCACAGCCGCTGTTTCCCTGGAAGAAGAAACCGTTTGTGGCCTCCGCCCATCTGGTACCCTTCAAGGGGACTTTCTTCTCCAAAGCCGTAGATGCTATCCTTTCAAAGCTGCATGGGAGAGAAACAGACAATCTGGAGACGCGTTCCCTTGGGAGCGCGGGCCTGGCTGTAATCTGTCGACGATGCTgaccagatatatatatatatatatccagccACCTTAAGCAGTCTGCAGAACGGGTCATGAATAATGTGATGGGATCATACTGTTCACAAATGGTAGTCCCCTGCGGTACTAGCGTGGTCATGGAAAGCACCCCAGTTCTCTGTTGAAGAGATTGGTTTGGTTTAAATGTTGTACAGTAACCTGTTATTGTTTTACGGGTGTGTTTTTTGTGTTCGCTGTTTCAAGAGCCGGGAGGTTTCTGTTCAGCTGCGAGGGTTTCCAAGCTAACATGAACTAGCAGCTCTGTGATAAAACGGATCGAAATGTCATACATATTCTCATGCCTTTTTAATTGCCGTTTCTCCATCTTGAGATGCCAAACCTCAGGGGAGCGGTATATCCGCTTCTAGGTCTGCCTTCCGTAGGCAGACTGATACATTTTTGGCTCACTGGGCAAAGCAAATTCGTCTCGACCATTTGGAATACCTGCAAATGGTAACTCTTTATCTTTGAAAGGGAGATCATTTCTATCTTAGAGCTGGCTTTGTAATGCACCCTTAGGAGACAGAGAGCTTCAGAAACCAGGGCAAACTGCTGGGAAATCTACCTTTCTCTAGTTAGTTGGCTGACAAAATCCTTAGTATTCCCGTGAGTAGAAATGTTGTTTTTGGAAAACGTAGTCCATTTCTGTGCTCAGAATTTTTGCACGATGGGGGGGCGTGGGGTGGGTGGTCCGATACCAAGCAGATTGCGCTGTGTGATTGCACCTAAGAATGTTTACAACAGTGTCTACAGCAGAATTATCCTTTCCTAAGACCATTGAAGGCAGTGAGcacagaagggtgtaactgcttagggTGTCCCTGATAATCTCTCATCTCTTCCGCTCCCTTCTCTTGTAATATATCTGGAGTGGTGAGTTTTTTAGGAAGGGAGTTAAGAGAAATGCTATGAGAGAGCTGAGCTAGTCTGGCAGGGGAGATTCTGGGTTTCGGAACCTGCAGAACATTTTGTCCTGCGAAGAGCTGCAGAGTCCCACTTTGGCTGCAATTCCCCTGAGTGCGAGAACAGTTCCTGCGATTTTTGAAACT contains these protein-coding regions:
- the ORMDL1 gene encoding ORM1-like protein 1 isoform X2, with protein sequence MNVGVAHSEVNPNTRVMNSRGMWLTYALGVGLLHIVLLSIPFFSVPIAWTLTNVIHNLGMYVFLHAVKGTPFETPDQGKARLLTHWEQLDYGVQFTSSRKFFTISPIILYFLASFYTKYDPAHFILNTASLLSVLIPKLPQLHGVRIFGINKY
- the ORMDL1 gene encoding ORM1-like protein 1 isoform X1, which encodes MPERQLLSRESKMNVGVAHSEVNPNTRVMNSRGMWLTYALGVGLLHIVLLSIPFFSVPIAWTLTNVIHNLGMYVFLHAVKGTPFETPDQGKARLLTHWEQLDYGVQFTSSRKFFTISPIILYFLASFYTKYDPAHFILNTASLLSVLIPKLPQLHGVRIFGINKY